The Pirellulimonas nuda genome includes a region encoding these proteins:
- a CDS encoding Bax inhibitor-1/YccA family protein: MSYATSQAANPYASFGSSVADAAPAERTAFVRKTYTHLAAAIYAFAAIEWAIFSMFDVNGFMERSINDGSFKMISLVMFFGFVGVSWIANGWARSDTSVGKQYAGLFLYVLAQAVFFVPLLWMASHFSMQVTDGQAIGVIPAAGVATLAIFGGLTAFVWMSGKDFSFLGMWLGVASMAVFALIVASMIFGFDLGVLFSVGMIAFAAAYIVYDTSNVMHQYRPGQHVAASLALFASVALLFWYILSFLMRMSSRD, encoded by the coding sequence ATGAGCTACGCCACGTCCCAAGCCGCCAACCCCTACGCGTCGTTCGGCAGCAGCGTCGCCGACGCGGCGCCGGCCGAACGCACCGCGTTTGTCCGCAAGACCTACACCCACCTCGCCGCGGCGATCTACGCGTTCGCCGCGATCGAGTGGGCGATCTTCTCGATGTTCGACGTCAACGGCTTCATGGAGCGGTCGATCAACGACGGCAGCTTCAAGATGATCTCGCTCGTGATGTTCTTTGGGTTCGTCGGCGTCTCCTGGATCGCCAACGGTTGGGCCCGCTCCGACACGTCGGTCGGCAAGCAGTACGCGGGTCTGTTCCTCTACGTGCTGGCGCAGGCCGTGTTCTTTGTGCCGCTGCTGTGGATGGCGAGCCACTTCTCAATGCAGGTGACCGACGGTCAGGCGATCGGCGTGATCCCGGCCGCGGGCGTGGCGACCCTGGCGATCTTCGGCGGTCTCACCGCCTTCGTTTGGATGTCTGGCAAGGACTTTTCCTTCCTAGGCATGTGGCTCGGCGTCGCCAGCATGGCCGTATTCGCCCTGATCGTCGCGAGCATGATTTTCGGCTTCGACCTGGGCGTGCTGTTCAGCGTGGGGATGATCGCCTTTGCCGCCGCGTACATCGTTTACGACACCTCCAACGTCATGCACCAATACCGCCCGGGGCAGCACGTCGCGGCCTCGCTGGCGTTGTTCGCGTCGGTGGCGCTGCTGTTCTGGTACATCCTTTCGTTCCTGATGCGGATGTCGAGCCGCGACTGA
- a CDS encoding FAD-binding and (Fe-S)-binding domain-containing protein — protein sequence MESDRKRIEEDLRGLIEGEVRCDGPYLRLFATDGSIYDETPVAVVAPRLRADIVAVVRYAAENRIPVHARGAGSGLAGGAVGPGIVIDFARHMHRITQVSDDSVRVLPGCTLADLNRRLRPQKRLFGPDPANAEVTTLGGSIAVNSSGSRFAAYGAVGDHLRSATVVLADGETVTLERRPAPDDRPTAEGGAPPDRSARLAREVHALWKRRRSLLEERRPKTLVDSSGYALCKANSDSHVDLARLMAGSEGTLGLLVEAELATQTPPAASGVALLLFDSLDRAAQAVECVAPLGPSACDLMDRRHISLARDMDVRYELMIPGAAESVLLVEFFGADQDEVDDRLHRAIDTAQRESALAAGSLIAADDLDRELFWRLSKQYAPTLQRARGVRRPMPGIEDIAVPPAGLTVFLRHVQDTLRRRQITASVFGHAAHGQLHIRPFLDLHKHEDVTAFEGLAEELYDKAWLLGGTMSGEHGDGRSRTPFAVRQHGPVASVFRELKMLFDPEGVLNPGKVVPASGGRFDRPLRFAPLPVIGQPDGRAADDLQAGWSIAEAAAAADACNGCGTCRSRADDLRMCPIFRFTPREEASPRAKANLVRSALSGQLPPTALSEDASREVADLCVHCHMCRQECPAGVDVPRLAVEIKANHLLAHGVRPAQWWMANIVRVSRWGSRFPRVANWALGNRAARWLLDKGFDLSQAHRLPTVHGRTYLSRASQRGAEPATPRGRAFYFVDTYANHYDPELGEAFTAVLQHCGVAVECPADQDQSAMPLIAQGHLEPARKIAQRNVERLAEAVRRGATIVATEPSAVLALTHEYLWLLPDEPDARLVAEHAREACHYLWGLHQRGVLRLDLGPVRGRVAYHVPCHLRALGIGAPAENLLGLVPELRLTRLDKGCSGMAGLYGLRRKNYRSSLRAGLPMLTSLRDGPFDFATTECSTCQLQMTGASPRATIHPIKLLAASYGLAPRVAEQVAAAVGDET from the coding sequence ATGGAATCCGATCGGAAGCGGATCGAAGAAGACCTCCGCGGACTCATTGAGGGAGAGGTCCGCTGCGACGGCCCCTACCTGCGGCTGTTTGCCACGGATGGCAGCATCTACGACGAGACCCCCGTGGCGGTGGTCGCGCCGCGGCTGCGGGCCGACATCGTCGCGGTCGTCCGCTACGCCGCAGAGAACCGGATCCCGGTGCACGCCCGCGGCGCCGGTTCGGGGCTCGCGGGGGGTGCGGTCGGCCCCGGGATCGTCATCGACTTCGCCCGTCACATGCACCGCATCACGCAGGTGTCGGACGACTCGGTCCGCGTGCTGCCCGGCTGCACGTTGGCGGACCTGAACCGCCGGCTGCGGCCCCAGAAGCGGCTCTTCGGGCCCGACCCGGCCAACGCAGAGGTGACGACGCTCGGCGGCTCGATCGCGGTCAACTCCAGCGGCAGCCGGTTCGCTGCGTACGGCGCGGTGGGCGACCATTTGCGATCGGCCACGGTGGTGCTTGCCGACGGCGAGACGGTGACGCTGGAGCGTCGACCGGCGCCGGACGACCGGCCAACCGCCGAGGGGGGGGCGCCCCCCGATCGATCCGCCAGGCTGGCGCGCGAGGTGCACGCGCTGTGGAAGCGACGTCGCTCGTTGCTCGAAGAGCGGCGCCCCAAGACGCTCGTCGATTCCAGCGGTTACGCGCTGTGCAAGGCCAACAGCGACAGCCACGTCGACCTTGCGAGGCTGATGGCCGGCAGCGAAGGGACGCTGGGGCTGCTGGTGGAGGCAGAGCTCGCCACCCAGACGCCGCCGGCGGCCTCGGGCGTGGCGCTGCTGCTTTTCGACAGCCTGGACCGCGCGGCGCAGGCGGTGGAGTGCGTCGCCCCGCTCGGCCCCAGCGCTTGCGACCTGATGGACCGGCGGCACATCAGCCTGGCCCGAGACATGGACGTCCGCTACGAGCTGATGATCCCGGGCGCCGCGGAGTCGGTCCTGCTGGTGGAGTTTTTCGGAGCAGACCAGGACGAGGTCGACGACCGGCTGCACCGGGCGATCGATACGGCGCAGCGCGAGTCCGCGCTCGCCGCGGGTTCGCTCATCGCGGCGGACGACCTCGATCGCGAGCTCTTCTGGCGGCTCAGCAAGCAGTACGCCCCCACGCTGCAACGCGCCCGCGGCGTCCGCCGGCCGATGCCCGGGATCGAGGACATCGCGGTCCCTCCGGCCGGGCTCACCGTGTTTCTGCGGCACGTGCAGGACACGCTGCGGCGGCGTCAGATCACCGCGAGCGTATTCGGCCACGCGGCGCACGGGCAGTTGCACATCCGTCCGTTCCTCGACCTGCACAAGCACGAGGACGTGACCGCTTTTGAGGGGCTCGCAGAAGAGCTGTACGACAAGGCGTGGCTGCTGGGCGGAACGATGAGCGGTGAGCACGGCGACGGCCGCAGCCGGACCCCGTTCGCCGTGCGGCAGCACGGGCCGGTGGCCAGTGTGTTCCGTGAGCTGAAGATGCTGTTCGACCCCGAAGGGGTGCTGAACCCCGGGAAGGTGGTTCCGGCCTCCGGGGGGAGGTTCGACCGCCCGCTGCGGTTCGCGCCGCTGCCGGTGATCGGGCAGCCGGACGGACGCGCCGCGGACGACCTGCAAGCGGGGTGGTCCATCGCCGAGGCCGCGGCGGCCGCGGATGCCTGCAACGGCTGCGGGACCTGCCGGTCGCGGGCCGACGACCTGCGGATGTGCCCCATCTTCCGGTTCACGCCGCGCGAAGAAGCCTCGCCGCGCGCCAAGGCGAACCTCGTGCGGAGCGCCCTGTCGGGCCAGCTCCCGCCGACGGCGTTGTCGGAGGACGCCTCGCGTGAGGTGGCCGACCTGTGCGTCCATTGCCACATGTGCCGACAAGAGTGCCCCGCGGGGGTAGACGTCCCCCGCTTGGCCGTTGAGATCAAGGCGAACCACCTGTTGGCGCACGGCGTACGACCTGCGCAGTGGTGGATGGCCAACATCGTCCGCGTCAGCCGGTGGGGCTCGCGTTTCCCGAGAGTCGCGAACTGGGCCCTTGGAAACCGCGCCGCGCGCTGGCTGCTGGATAAAGGGTTTGACCTCAGCCAGGCCCACCGCCTGCCGACGGTTCACGGCAGGACCTACCTGAGCCGCGCCTCGCAACGCGGCGCCGAGCCGGCGACCCCCCGCGGGCGGGCCTTCTACTTCGTGGACACCTACGCAAACCACTACGACCCAGAACTCGGCGAAGCCTTCACCGCCGTTCTCCAGCACTGCGGCGTCGCCGTCGAGTGTCCCGCGGATCAGGACCAGTCGGCGATGCCGCTGATCGCGCAGGGGCACTTGGAGCCGGCGCGGAAGATCGCCCAGCGCAATGTAGAACGCCTCGCCGAAGCGGTGCGCCGCGGCGCCACCATCGTGGCGACCGAGCCCTCGGCGGTGCTCGCGTTGACGCACGAGTACCTCTGGCTGCTGCCCGACGAGCCCGACGCTCGGCTTGTCGCGGAGCACGCCCGCGAGGCGTGTCACTACTTGTGGGGACTGCACCAGCGGGGCGTGCTGCGGCTCGACCTGGGGCCGGTGCGGGGTCGCGTGGCCTACCACGTGCCTTGCCACCTGCGGGCGTTGGGCATCGGCGCCCCGGCCGAGAACCTGCTGGGGCTTGTGCCGGAGCTGCGTTTGACGCGGCTCGACAAGGGCTGCAGCGGCATGGCGGGCCTGTACGGCCTGCGTCGCAAGAACTACCGCAGCAGCCTGCGCGCGGGGCTGCCGATGCTGACCTCGCTGCGCGACGGCCCGTTCGACTTCGCCACCACCGAGTGCAGCACCTGCCAACTGCAGATGACGGGCGCCTCGCCTCGGGCGACGATCCACCCCATCAAGCTGCTGGCGGCCAGCTACGGGCTGGCGCCGCGGGTCGCGGAGCAGGTGGCCGCCGCCGTGGGGGACGAGACGTGA
- the moaA gene encoding GTP 3',8-cyclase MoaA, with protein sequence MHQLTDQPIDVAALVAQVNDPRAGAAVLMLGVTREWTGDLQTTHLSYEAHRSLAEAELARLESEARERWPLVGCWIVHRLGEVPLGQTSVAIAASSPHRDDAFAAARWLIDTLKQRVPIWKQENFADGQREWVHPGVVAQNAAAQDAAPTAEGGVMDPKAQPLIDRFGRAHASLRISVTDRCNIRCRYCMPGGAIRFLPKAELLSFEEIARVAGVLAGLGVTRLRLTGGEPLVRSGLARLVAMLAATPGVEDLALTTNGMLLDDQAEALRDAGLRRLNISLDTLREATFQELTRREGLDRVLAGIAAAQRAGFSAIRLNALAIRGLNEDEIVPLGRFAIERGLELRFIEYMPLDADGAWARADVLTGAEVRAKLEEAFGPLEAAPRHDASQPATDYCFARGGGRIGFINPVSEPFCGACDRLRLTAEGQLRNCLFSTEEWNVRDLLRSAADDAAIAQLARECVDAKHAGHGIDSPEFLKPARAMYQIGG encoded by the coding sequence ATGCACCAACTCACAGACCAACCGATCGACGTCGCGGCCCTGGTTGCGCAGGTGAACGATCCACGCGCCGGCGCCGCGGTGTTGATGCTCGGCGTCACGCGCGAGTGGACGGGCGACCTCCAGACGACGCACCTCAGCTACGAAGCCCACCGCTCGCTCGCGGAAGCGGAACTGGCCCGCTTGGAGTCCGAAGCCCGTGAGCGGTGGCCGCTGGTGGGCTGCTGGATCGTGCATCGGCTCGGCGAAGTCCCGCTCGGACAGACCAGCGTAGCGATCGCCGCGAGCTCGCCGCACCGGGACGACGCGTTCGCCGCGGCGCGGTGGCTGATCGACACGCTCAAACAGCGCGTGCCGATCTGGAAACAAGAGAACTTCGCCGACGGCCAGCGCGAATGGGTCCACCCGGGCGTCGTTGCTCAAAACGCCGCCGCTCAAGACGCCGCGCCCACGGCCGAGGGGGGCGTGATGGACCCCAAGGCCCAACCGCTGATCGACCGCTTCGGCCGGGCCCACGCCAGCCTGCGGATCAGCGTGACCGACCGTTGCAACATCCGCTGCCGGTACTGCATGCCGGGGGGCGCCATCCGCTTCCTTCCCAAGGCGGAGTTGTTGTCGTTCGAAGAAATCGCGCGCGTCGCGGGGGTGCTGGCCGGGCTGGGCGTGACCAGGCTCCGGCTCACCGGCGGCGAGCCGTTGGTGCGTTCGGGCCTCGCCAGGCTGGTGGCGATGCTGGCCGCCACGCCGGGCGTGGAAGACCTGGCGCTGACCACCAACGGCATGCTCCTCGACGACCAGGCCGAGGCGCTGCGCGACGCCGGCCTGCGGCGGCTGAACATCAGCCTCGACACGCTGCGCGAGGCAACCTTCCAGGAGCTCACCCGCCGCGAGGGCCTCGACCGCGTGCTGGCCGGCATCGCCGCCGCTCAGCGGGCCGGATTCTCGGCCATCCGGCTGAACGCCCTGGCGATCCGCGGCCTGAACGAAGACGAGATTGTGCCGCTGGGACGCTTCGCGATCGAGCGCGGCCTCGAGCTGCGGTTCATCGAGTACATGCCGCTGGACGCGGACGGCGCCTGGGCGCGTGCCGACGTGCTGACGGGCGCCGAGGTACGTGCGAAGCTTGAGGAGGCCTTCGGGCCGCTGGAGGCGGCGCCCCGGCACGACGCCAGCCAACCGGCCACCGACTATTGCTTTGCTCGCGGCGGCGGACGCATCGGCTTCATCAACCCCGTCAGCGAGCCCTTCTGCGGCGCCTGCGATCGGCTGCGTCTGACGGCCGAGGGGCAGCTACGCAACTGCTTGTTCTCGACCGAAGAGTGGAACGTCCGCGACCTGCTGCGCAGCGCCGCAGACGACGCGGCCATCGCCCAACTAGCACGCGAATGCGTCGACGCCAAGCACGCGGGCCACGGCATCGACAGCCCCGAGTTCCTCAAGCCGGCCCGCGCCATGTACCAGATCGGCGGATAG
- a CDS encoding MoaD/ThiS family protein encodes MKVRVQLFAGAREAAGVEFVDVAFPAGSASEHCLAAIAVQHPSLAALAKSSRLAIDDRYLALDEPVPQGRPLALIPPVSGG; translated from the coding sequence GTGAAGGTCCGGGTACAATTATTCGCGGGCGCTCGCGAAGCGGCCGGTGTGGAGTTCGTGGACGTGGCCTTCCCGGCCGGGTCCGCGAGCGAACACTGCCTTGCCGCGATCGCGGTCCAACATCCGTCGCTGGCCGCCCTGGCAAAGTCGTCTCGGTTGGCGATCGACGACCGCTACCTGGCCCTCGACGAACCGGTCCCGCAGGGCCGGCCGCTTGCGCTGATCCCGCCGGTGAGCGGCGGCTAG
- the dcd gene encoding dCTP deaminase → MILSGNEIARRLGKDIVIDPYEPSRLNPNSYNLTLHNELMVYEEVVLDMAKANRVRRIEIPQDGLVLSPNQLYLGRTVERTATHNLVPQIEGRSSVGRLGLFVHVTAGFGDVGFAGYWTLEMFAVQPVRIYAGVPICQIFYHEITGEVTEYCSKYQHNRDIQPSLLFEELAPERHCDPQLPLKFGIESSGI, encoded by the coding sequence ATGATCCTCTCCGGCAACGAGATCGCCCGCCGGCTCGGCAAAGACATCGTCATCGATCCCTACGAGCCGTCGCGCCTCAATCCAAACAGCTACAACCTCACGCTCCACAACGAGCTGATGGTGTACGAAGAAGTTGTGCTCGACATGGCCAAGGCCAACCGGGTGCGGCGGATCGAGATCCCTCAAGACGGCTTGGTGCTGAGCCCCAACCAGCTCTACCTGGGGCGCACCGTCGAGCGGACCGCCACGCACAACCTGGTGCCGCAGATCGAGGGCCGCTCTTCCGTCGGTCGGCTGGGGCTGTTCGTGCACGTCACGGCCGGCTTTGGCGACGTGGGATTCGCCGGCTACTGGACGCTCGAGATGTTCGCGGTCCAGCCGGTGCGGATCTACGCCGGCGTGCCGATCTGCCAGATCTTCTACCACGAGATCACCGGCGAGGTGACCGAGTACTGCAGCAAGTACCAGCACAACCGTGACATCCAGCCCAGCCTGCTGTTCGAAGAGCTGGCGCCAGAACGGCACTGCGACCCGCAGCTCCCGCTGAAGTTCGGCATCGAGAGTTCGGGGATTTGA
- the folE gene encoding GTP cyclohydrolase I FolE: protein MPDHLEDLPAKPSRVAPVADGVDHPRLQNAIRELLLAVGEDPDREGLRETPARVARMYAEMFAGLRLDPALRLRKFFTEKYDEIVLVRDIGFTSMCEHHLLPFSGKAHIGYLPDGRVVGLSKLARVVEDVSRRPQVQERMTETIAELLISELNVKGVAVVVEAEHSCMSMRGVKKAGAVCVTSSMKGIFRTNPSSRAEVMALIRG from the coding sequence ATGCCCGACCACCTAGAAGACCTCCCCGCCAAGCCCAGCCGTGTAGCGCCCGTTGCCGACGGCGTCGACCATCCACGCTTGCAGAACGCCATCCGTGAGCTGCTGCTCGCCGTGGGTGAGGACCCCGACCGCGAGGGGCTGCGCGAGACCCCCGCACGCGTCGCCCGGATGTACGCCGAGATGTTCGCCGGGCTGCGGCTCGACCCCGCGCTGCGGCTGCGGAAGTTCTTTACCGAGAAGTACGACGAGATCGTGCTGGTGCGAGACATCGGCTTCACCAGCATGTGCGAGCACCACCTGCTCCCGTTCAGCGGCAAGGCCCATATCGGCTACCTGCCGGACGGCCGGGTAGTGGGGCTGAGCAAGCTGGCGCGGGTGGTGGAAGACGTGTCCCGTCGGCCGCAGGTGCAGGAGCGGATGACCGAGACCATCGCCGAGCTGCTCATCTCCGAACTCAACGTGAAAGGAGTGGCGGTCGTCGTCGAGGCAGAGCACTCCTGCATGAGCATGCGCGGCGTGAAAAAGGCGGGCGCGGTGTGCGTTACTTCGTCGATGAAGGGCATCTTCCGCACGAATCCCTCGAGCCGCGCGGAAGTAATGGCGTTGATCCGCGGATGA
- a CDS encoding M90 family metallopeptidase: MFGFFRNRRIRRWLAEPTPDAWPQYLEANLWQFRHLGVAQQRRVLDLAHVLAHEIHWTGCNGLEVTDEVRVTIAGAAGLMVLGPSEPYYFDRLKSILVYPDAYRPAASASATLLEMDDFEPVDAYEAREGEAWRGGPVVLSWKHVLRDGRSARRGRHVVLHELAHHFDSLDGGMDGIPPMFGASAARRWREVVDHEYRRLVSAARHGRPTLLDDYGAENEAEFFAVATECFFQQPHALRRRHGELYGVLSGFFQQSPADWLPAAD; the protein is encoded by the coding sequence TTGTTTGGCTTCTTCCGCAACCGCCGTATCCGTCGCTGGCTCGCCGAGCCGACGCCGGACGCGTGGCCGCAGTACCTTGAGGCCAACCTGTGGCAGTTCCGTCACTTGGGGGTCGCCCAGCAGAGGCGCGTGCTGGACCTCGCCCACGTCCTTGCCCACGAGATCCATTGGACGGGGTGCAACGGGCTGGAGGTGACCGACGAGGTCCGCGTTACTATCGCCGGCGCCGCGGGATTGATGGTGCTCGGCCCCAGCGAGCCCTACTACTTTGATCGGCTAAAGTCGATCTTGGTCTACCCAGACGCCTACCGACCCGCGGCCTCGGCCTCGGCGACGCTGCTGGAGATGGACGACTTCGAGCCGGTCGACGCCTACGAGGCCCGCGAGGGGGAGGCGTGGCGCGGCGGGCCCGTGGTGCTTAGCTGGAAACACGTGCTGCGAGACGGACGCTCCGCGCGCCGCGGCCGGCACGTGGTGCTGCACGAGCTGGCGCACCACTTCGACTCGCTCGACGGCGGCATGGACGGCATCCCTCCCATGTTCGGCGCCAGCGCCGCCCGCCGCTGGCGAGAAGTAGTCGACCACGAGTACCGCCGCCTGGTGAGCGCCGCCCGCCACGGCCGACCGACGCTGCTGGACGACTACGGCGCGGAGAACGAGGCGGAGTTCTTCGCCGTGGCGACCGAGTGCTTCTTCCAACAACCCCACGCCCTGCGCCGGCGGC
- a CDS encoding DUF309 domain-containing protein — translation MSTGNPTDDGAEGLFARGAVLFDAGHYFAAHDVWEELWTGYRGPLRNFYKGLIQSAVALYHYSRGNLHGARKLWRSSTEYLRPFAPLCRGLDVDRFLAEHERCFADVMASDAPQPLAQRLPPRFHPPREGVGASS, via the coding sequence TTGTCTACCGGCAACCCAACAGACGACGGCGCCGAGGGCCTTTTTGCCCGCGGCGCCGTTCTGTTTGACGCCGGGCACTACTTTGCCGCCCACGACGTGTGGGAGGAGCTGTGGACCGGCTACCGCGGGCCCCTGCGGAATTTCTACAAGGGGCTCATCCAATCGGCGGTCGCGCTCTACCATTACTCGCGGGGCAACCTGCATGGCGCCCGCAAGCTGTGGCGGAGCAGCACGGAGTACTTGCGGCCCTTTGCGCCGCTGTGTCGCGGGCTGGACGTAGACCGCTTCTTGGCCGAGCACGAGCGGTGTTTTGCCGACGTCATGGCGAGCGACGCCCCCCAGCCGCTGGCCCAGCGTCTGCCGCCCCGTTTTCACCCGCCCCGTGAGGGGGTTGGAGCGTCGTCATGA
- the nth gene encoding endonuclease III produces the protein MAKKAPSDDLPERKKQAARVVRRLRADYPDAECALRFDSPLQLLVATILSAQCTDERVNLVTKVLFAKYPTAADLAGLPIAKLETLVKSTGFFRNKAKAIKACCTELVQKHDGQPPRDLETLVGLAGVGRKTASVVLGTAYGIPSGVVVDTHVGRLSRRLGLTDQTDAVRAERDLMEVLPKKQWIDFSHRMIHHGRAVCGARRAKCDACSMAGFCPRIGLEGR, from the coding sequence ATGGCCAAGAAGGCCCCCAGCGACGACCTCCCCGAGCGCAAGAAACAGGCCGCCCGGGTCGTCCGCCGGCTGCGGGCCGACTACCCCGACGCCGAGTGCGCCCTGCGGTTCGACTCGCCCCTGCAGCTGCTGGTGGCCACCATCCTCTCGGCCCAGTGCACCGACGAGCGCGTGAACCTGGTCACCAAGGTGCTGTTCGCGAAGTACCCCACGGCCGCCGACCTCGCCGGGCTGCCGATCGCCAAGCTGGAAACCCTGGTCAAGAGCACCGGCTTCTTCCGCAACAAGGCCAAAGCGATCAAGGCCTGCTGCACAGAGCTGGTCCAGAAGCACGACGGGCAGCCGCCGCGCGACCTCGAGACCCTGGTCGGCCTGGCCGGCGTCGGCCGCAAGACGGCCAGCGTCGTGCTCGGCACCGCCTACGGCATCCCCAGCGGCGTGGTGGTCGACACCCACGTCGGCCGCCTCAGCCGCCGGCTCGGCCTAACCGATCAAACCGACGCGGTCCGGGCCGAACGCGACCTGATGGAGGTGCTTCCGAAGAAACAGTGGATCGACTTTTCGCACCGCATGATCCACCATGGGAGGGCCGTGTGCGGCGCGCGACGCGCCAAGTGCGATGCCTGCTCGATGGCCGGCTTCTGCCCTCGCATCGGGCTGGAGGGACGATAG
- a CDS encoding LON peptidase substrate-binding domain-containing protein codes for MNEWDLSDVEFDETKFGGAARLFPLPDLVLFPHVVQPLHVFEDRYREMLEDAVADDSLIAIAMFEPGWEMDYDSRPPLAPVACLGKVIAHNRLDDGRYNLLLLGVRRVTIVRELAPLRSFRQAEVQIVHEQQGALPPELRRSLVEAFRSRLPAHLADEDLSHLLSDGLPMRALTDLVAYALPLPAELKRRLLGEPIVGQRARLLLKHLRESPGGPGTRRGEFPPPFSDN; via the coding sequence ATGAACGAATGGGACCTCTCCGACGTTGAGTTCGACGAAACCAAGTTCGGGGGCGCGGCCCGGCTCTTCCCGCTGCCGGACCTCGTGCTGTTCCCCCATGTCGTGCAGCCGCTGCACGTGTTTGAGGACCGCTATCGGGAGATGCTCGAGGACGCGGTCGCGGACGACTCGTTGATCGCTATCGCGATGTTCGAGCCGGGCTGGGAGATGGACTACGACAGCCGGCCGCCGCTGGCGCCGGTGGCCTGCTTGGGCAAGGTGATCGCCCACAACCGCCTAGACGACGGCCGGTACAACCTGCTGCTGCTGGGCGTGCGACGGGTGACCATCGTGCGAGAACTGGCGCCGCTGCGGTCGTTCCGGCAGGCCGAGGTGCAGATCGTCCACGAGCAGCAGGGCGCCTTGCCGCCCGAGCTGCGCCGTTCGCTGGTAGAAGCATTCCGCAGCCGGCTCCCCGCCCACCTGGCGGACGAGGACCTGTCGCACTTGCTCTCCGACGGGCTGCCGATGCGGGCGCTGACCGACCTGGTGGCCTACGCCCTGCCGCTCCCCGCGGAGCTCAAGCGGCGGCTGCTCGGCGAGCCGATCGTGGGCCAGCGGGCCCGGCTGCTGCTGAAGCACCTGCGCGAGTCGCCGGGAGGCCCGGGAACGCGGCGAGGCGAGTTCCCGCCGCCGTTCAGCGACAACTGA
- a CDS encoding aminotransferase class V-fold PLP-dependent enzyme, whose protein sequence is MASRHYLDNAATSWPKPEGVYDAVDRYQRGCGAAAGRGGYASADAAGQIVERARRRAATLLGAPDPKSIAFTQNGTDALNAAIHGLLRPGDHVVTTDAEHNSVLRPLRDAAVRLGCRITYVPCDAAGQLEARRVLAAVEPTTRLVVLTHASNVTGAVLPVEEVGAALRDGQTLLLVDAAQTLGHRRVDVGRIGADLLAAPGHKGLLAPLGVGLLWVGPRAAGQLRPTRQGGTGSVSESEEQPPPLPHRLEAGNLNVPAIVGLDAALGWIESQTVDAIGQRLAQQTARLIDGAQGLPGVRVLGPPAVEERAPVVSLLTEGYDPHEAAALLDSCFGVECRAGLHCAARIHGAIGALASGGTLRLSPGPLTTDHDIDAAIDALRQMTH, encoded by the coding sequence ATGGCGAGCAGACACTACCTCGACAACGCCGCCACGAGCTGGCCGAAGCCCGAGGGCGTATACGACGCCGTCGACCGCTACCAACGCGGCTGCGGCGCCGCGGCGGGACGCGGCGGCTACGCCTCGGCCGACGCCGCCGGCCAGATCGTAGAGCGGGCCCGGCGCCGGGCAGCGACGCTCCTCGGGGCGCCCGACCCGAAGTCGATCGCCTTCACCCAGAACGGCACCGACGCGCTCAACGCCGCTATCCACGGGCTGCTACGGCCCGGCGACCACGTGGTGACTACCGACGCAGAGCACAACTCGGTGCTGCGCCCGCTGCGTGACGCTGCCGTGCGGCTGGGCTGCCGGATCACCTACGTTCCCTGCGACGCGGCCGGTCAGCTCGAGGCCCGGCGGGTGCTCGCGGCGGTCGAACCGACGACGCGGCTTGTCGTGTTGACGCACGCCTCGAACGTCACGGGCGCGGTGCTGCCGGTCGAAGAGGTCGGCGCGGCGCTCCGCGACGGCCAGACGCTCTTGCTGGTAGACGCCGCCCAGACGCTGGGTCACCGCCGGGTCGACGTCGGCCGCATCGGCGCGGACCTGCTGGCAGCGCCGGGGCACAAGGGGTTGCTGGCGCCGCTGGGGGTCGGCCTGCTGTGGGTCGGGCCCCGCGCCGCCGGGCAGCTCCGGCCGACGCGTCAGGGGGGGACGGGGAGCGTCAGCGAGTCTGAGGAACAGCCACCCCCCCTGCCCCACCGGCTTGAGGCAGGGAATCTGAACGTCCCGGCCATCGTGGGGCTCGATGCGGCCCTGGGCTGGATCGAGTCGCAAACGGTGGACGCGATCGGCCAGCGGCTGGCGCAGCAAACCGCGCGACTGATCGACGGCGCGCAAGGCCTGCCGGGCGTGCGGGTGCTTGGCCCGCCCGCAGTGGAAGAGCGTGCGCCCGTTGTGAGCCTGCTGACCGAGGGCTACGATCCCCACGAAGCCGCGGCGCTGCTCGACAGCTGCTTCGGCGTTGAGTGCCGCGCCGGCCTGCACTGCGCCGCTCGCATCCACGGGGCGATCGGCGCCCTGGCTTCCGGCGGCACACTGAGGCTAAGCCCCGGCCCGTTGACGACCGACCATGACATCGACGCCGCCATCGACGCCCTGCGGCAAATGACCCACTAA